Proteins encoded by one window of Brienomyrus brachyistius isolate T26 chromosome 1, BBRACH_0.4, whole genome shotgun sequence:
- the tmem121b gene encoding transmembrane protein 121B, translating to MNMKIPHRGFTHPFLFTLKDPSVLGKIEQGGESTYTMTAAFAQEDSEADYSQLEAVSGLESPVSSSSRNENLLVKNTSSGRQTQTSTGSLNLEESITKPLVSSAAATAAYIMTSGEFMQSAPLFVRRSRRNLLYKILCFLVLIFQGGILDFYLIVFTDLYWSSWVATDLVVITGWGIFFIKNARSKRERACGFHQKTSIFGCNLGEFTFAYLAWLIYVIACTPKVVLILETSILDLIQLKVLLGITGFKIIMMLSVPLLYCLINSIIEDVNGASRYYSQSCFMVTCLDLLDSFTLIEMLLRNEIPTNYLKYTVISVYFIALGVPVLWLYELTSSQMNCRWIWTKFLTGLLVNVPLLVVRCLLMYVHRMPVSVFMFKNVFILACKCLELVEQCFMLKGVRRLTGDNPAQVSHCVSENDMCPHGYVNTLAVNTQS from the coding sequence ATGAATATGAAAATTCCACACCGGGGTTTTACCCATCCTTTCCTCTTCACTTTAAAAGATCCGTCTGTATTAGGAAAAATCGAGCAAGGAGGAGAGAGCACATATACAATGACTGCAGCCTTTGCCCAAGAAGACTCCGAGGCTGACTATTCCCAGCTGGAAGCGGTGAGCGGTTTGGAGTCGCCCGTCTCCTCTTCCTCGCGAAACGAAAATCTGCTCGTTAAAAATACCTCATCcgggagacagacacagacctcCACCGGCAGCCTGAACCTAGAGGAAAGCATCACCAAGCCCCTGGTCTCCTCTGCAGCCGCCACCGCTGCATACATCATGACATCTGGAGAATTCATGCAGAGCGCTCCCCTGTTCGTGCGGAGATCCAGGCGCAACCTCCTCTATAAGATCCTCTGCTTTCTCGTCCTCATTTTCCAGGGCGGTATTCTGGATTTCTACCTGATCGTGTTCACCGATCTCTACTGGTCCTCATGGGTAGCCACCGACTTGGTTGTGATAACAGGGTGGGGGATTTTCTTCATAAAGAACGCCAGGAGCAAACGCGAGCGGGCTTGTGGATTCCACCAGAAGACCTCCATCTTCGGATGCAACCTCGGGGAATTCACCTTCGCCTATTTAGCATGGCTTATCTATGTTATCGCATGCACTCCGAAAGTGGTGCTCATACTGGAGACGTCCATTCTGGATCTGATTCAGCTAAAAGTGCTGCTCGGGATCACAGgctttaaaataataatgatgctaTCCGTACCATTACTCTACTGCCTGATAAATTCAATCATCGAGGACGTGAATGGGGCGAGTCGATACTATTCCCAAAGTTGCTTCATGGTCACCTGCTTGGACCTGCTGGACAGCTTCACGCTGATAGAAATGCTACTGAGGAACGAGATCCCGACCAACTACCTGAAGTACACGGTCATTTCTGTTTACTTCATCGCGCTCGGTGTCCCGGTCTTGTGGCTTTACGAGCTGACCTCCTCGCAGATGAACTGCAGGTGGATCTGGACCAAGTTCCTCACTGGCCTCCTGGTCAACGTGCCGTTGCTTGTGGTCAGGTGCCTGCTCATGTATGTTCATAGGATGCCAGTGTCGGTGTTCATGTTTAAAAACGTGTTCATCCTAGCTTGTAAGTGCCTGGAGTTGGTGGAGCAATGCTTTATGCTGAAGGGAGTCAGGAGATTGACCGGCGACAATCCGGCCCAGGTATCACATTGTGTCTCGGAGAATGATATGTGTCCTCACGGTTATGTCAACACGCTGGCGGTCAACACGCAATCGTAA